The proteins below come from a single Chrysoperla carnea chromosome 1, inChrCarn1.1, whole genome shotgun sequence genomic window:
- the LOC123302759 gene encoding protein lethal(3)malignant blood neoplasm 1 yields the protein MDYLNIKVCLKLILLVSILGFIETQKQPNADENRPYKFGFNIEGQQHRQEEKDEKGLVSGEFGFITADGVYHVTVYATDEQGRFKIISMKSIKVSPPLDGSPDYSKTPIQNINNNAVQPAISSSSTSKPSISTISNFLSNQDYTTQSPVNRPSVTLQKPANSCSSCSIPSTTKLPPAVSPQLLQRPGNSQLGLPHQIQVPKPINVQSPPPSINYPQSQTVDPKYPQQQVSSYPISQTPASSPSQTPNQKPANILNPPLSINYPQSQTVNPNNPQQQIPSYPSSQTPASSPSQILNPNYPQSQLVNPIYTQNQNPGVNTVNNPLQNYPNQQSIIPNNPANPPSQELIAPFTPNEILPPNNLNPNQPSSPDVYPLVPNDNFNLQPNPPKQELSSPFTSNNYNPQSNPPTSFVPNAIYPSKEPNISFPPELNISPLPPDSLIDNNYDLEPLNPTIKPTTDNNYQTTRKPSPVIPDGLHFPGLIHPPSDPPPGENPTMTGPMPPGVTVDDMRDLMYKFNYTVGFHGHYEVGYRSGTKVGAYFVNGRDGYSHIVEYTADELGFHPKVYYIYLGLDHPDIPKEETEKEFGLKGYIFEWYSIG from the exons atggattatttaaatataaaa gtttgTCTAAAACTTATTTTGTTAGTCAGTATTCTTGGATTCATTGAAACGCAAAAACAACCAAATGCAGACGAAAATCGTCCATATAAATTTGGGTTTAATATTGAAGGACAGCAACATAGACAAGAGGAAAAAGATGAAAAGGGATTAGTTAGTGGTGAATTTGGTTTCATTACTGCCGATGGAGTTTATCATGTAACAGTATATGCGACAGATGAGCAAGgtcgttttaaaattattagtatgAAAAGTATCAAAGTCAGTCCCC cgCTAGACGGTTCACCAGATTATTCAAAAACACCTATTCAAAATATCAACAACAATGCAGTACAACCTGCAATTTCGTCATCAAGTACTTCCAAACCCTCAATCTCTACAATCAGCAATTTTCTATCAAATCAAGATTACACAACACAATCACCTGTAAATCGACCTTCTGTAACTCTACAAAAACCAGCAAATTCGTGTAGCAGTTGTTCAATACCAAGTACTACTAAATTGCCACCTGCAGTATCCCCACAGTTACTACAGCGGCCTGGAAATAGTCAGTTAGGGCTTCCACATCAAATTCAAGTTCCAAAACCTATCAATGTTCAAAGCCCACCACCAAGCATTAATTATCCACAAAGTCAAACAGTTGATCCCAAATATCCTCAACAACAGGTTTCAAGTTACCCAATAAGTCAAACTCCAGCATCATCACCAAGCCAAACACCAAATCAAAAACCTGCCAATATACTAAATCCACCATTAAGCATAAATTATCCACAAAGTCAAACAGTTAATCCAAATAATCCTCAACAACAGATTCCAAGTTATCCATCAAGTCAAACCCCAGCATCATCACCAAGCCAAATACTAAATCCAAATTATCCTCAATCTCAGCTAGTAAATCCAATTTATACACAAAATCAAAACCCAGGAGTAAATACTGTTAATAACCCGTTACAAAACTATCCTAATCAACAATCTATAATTCCAAACAACCCAGCAAATCCGCCAAGTCAAGAGCTTATTGCACCATTTACACCTAATGAGATTCTTCCACCAAACAACTTGAATCCAAATCAACCTTCATCCCCTGATGTTTATCCCTTAGTACCaaatgacaattttaatttacaaccTAACCCTCCCAAACAAGAATTGTCTTCACCATTTACTTCCAATAACTATAATCCACAATCAAATCCACCTACTTCATTTGTTCCAAACGCAATATATCCAAGTAAAGAACCAAATATATCTTTCCCACCTGAATTGAATATCAGCCCGCTACCTCCTGATAGCCTTATAGATAATAACTACGACCTGGAGCCTTTAAATCCAACAATAAAACCCACAACTGATAATAACTACCAAACTACCAGAAAACCATCTCCTGTTATTCCTGATGGTTTACATTTCCCTGGATTAATTCATCCGCCAAGTGATCCTCCACCCGGTGAAAATCCAACAATGACAGGACCAATGCCACCAGGAGTCACTGTAGATGATATGCGCGatttaatgtataaatttaattatactgTGGGATTCCATGGACATTACGAAGTTGGGTATCGTAGTGGAACAAAAGTGGGTGCATATTTCGTTAATGGTCGGGACGGTTATAGTCATATAGTTGAGTATACTGCCGACGAATTAGGATTCCATCCTAAAgtgtattacatttatttaggATTAGACCATCCTGATATTCCAAAAGAAGAAACGGAAAAAGAATTTGGATTGAAGGGATATATATTTGAATGGTATAGCATTGGCTAA
- the LOC123305925 gene encoding endocuticle structural glycoprotein ABD-5-like — protein sequence MIEKVMVSIIMLTAVFARPQNSTPQNSREATILRYENENIGKSGYNFAYETSDGTSRLETAEVVNPGTENETLLIRGTVTWIAPDGQQYTITYTADKDGYQPKGSHIPQ from the exons aTTGAAAAAGTGATGGTCAGTATCATTATGTTGACTGCAGTATTTGCACGACCTCAAAACTCAACACCACAAAATTCACGAGAAGCAACTATTTTACGAtacgaaaatgaaaatattggaaaaagtgGTTATAATTTTGC TTATGAAACATCAGATGGAACATCACGATTGGAAACGGCTGAGGTAGTAAATCCGGGTACAGAAAATGAAACATTGTTAATACGTGGTACAGTCACTTGGATTGCACCTGATGGACAACAATATACCATTACATATACAGCTGATAAAGATGGATATCAACCAAAAGGTAGTCACATACcacaataa